A stretch of Miscanthus floridulus cultivar M001 chromosome 13, ASM1932011v1, whole genome shotgun sequence DNA encodes these proteins:
- the LOC136502184 gene encoding protein ENHANCED DOWNY MILDEW 2-like, whose product MEGGGGGESPNGVVIDPVSQRGEDYDFDAELNDVVCALCGDGGPLLCCEGPCLRSYHATIASGHPSGCRSLGFTAAQVEAMQHFICRSCRNRQHRCASCGIRGSSAVGNHPQVFRCNHETCGRFYHASCISAELHPGDPAEAGRCRVRIAAGRPFWCRGPHRPRGIFIPI is encoded by the exons atggaaggcggcggcggcggtgagtcGCCGAACGGAGTGGTGATCGATCCTGTGAGCCAGAGAGGTGAGGACTACGATTTTGACGCTGAACTCAATGACGTCGTGTGCGCCCTGTGCGGCGACGGCGGCCCGTTGCTGTG CTGTGAGGGTCCATGCCTGAGGTCGTACCATGCGACCATAGCTTCGGGTCATCCATCTGGCTGCAGGTCACTAGGCTTCACTGCAGCACAAGTAGAG GCTATGCAGCATTTTATCTGCCGTAGCTGCAGAAACAGGCAACATCGATGTGCCAGCTGCGGGATACGGGGATCTTCTGCTGTAGGCAACCACCCTCAG GTGTTTCGTTGTAACCACGAAACATGCGGCCGTTTCTACCACGCTTCGTGCATTAGCGCAGAGCTTCACCCCGGTGATCCTGCAGAGGCTGGCCGATGCAGAGTTCGGATTGCTGCCGGTCGGCCATTTTGGTGCCGAGGACCACATCGACCGCGCGGTATTTTCATTCCGATTTAA